From Pseudofrankia saprophytica, a single genomic window includes:
- a CDS encoding murein hydrolase activator EnvC family protein: MPIAPATRATPASWRPPLDGPLAVVRPFQPPATPYGVGHRGIDLHARVGATVRAAGDGVVSYAGVLAGRGVVAVTHGGLRTTYEPLTVLVSAGQRVAAGTPLGRLAAGHPGCVQDACLHWGLLRADVYLSPLTLLLPDPPRLLPLARPAPRTDPTARAGRR; encoded by the coding sequence GTGCCGATCGCTCCGGCCACCCGGGCCACTCCGGCCAGCTGGCGACCGCCGCTGGACGGTCCGTTGGCGGTTGTCCGGCCGTTCCAGCCGCCGGCCACTCCTTATGGCGTCGGGCACCGCGGCATCGACCTGCACGCCCGGGTCGGCGCGACGGTGCGCGCCGCGGGCGACGGGGTCGTCAGCTACGCGGGCGTCCTCGCGGGCCGAGGGGTCGTCGCGGTTACCCACGGCGGGCTGCGGACCACGTACGAGCCGCTGACCGTACTCGTCAGCGCCGGCCAGCGGGTAGCGGCCGGTACACCCCTCGGCCGGCTGGCCGCGGGGCATCCTGGCTGCGTTCAGGACGCCTGCCTGCACTGGGGCCTGCTGCGCGCCGACGTCTACCTGAGCCCGTTGACGTTGCTGCTTCCCGACCCGCCCCGGCTGCTTCCCCTGGCCAGGCCGGCCCCCCGCACCGATCCGACGGCCCGAGCCGGCCGACGGTAA
- a CDS encoding RNA-binding protein, with translation MLEAALEHLVRGIVDHPEDVRVDLLSNRRGRTLEVRVHPEDLGKVIGRRGRTAKALRTVMAGVGGRGLRVDVVDVDR, from the coding sequence GTGCTCGAAGCGGCGCTCGAACATCTGGTTCGGGGGATCGTGGACCACCCGGAGGACGTCCGGGTGGACCTGCTGTCGAACCGGCGCGGCCGCACCCTCGAGGTCCGGGTGCATCCCGAGGACCTCGGGAAGGTGATCGGCCGGCGTGGCCGTACCGCCAAGGCGTTGCGCACGGTCATGGCCGGCGTTGGCGGTCGTGGGCTGCGTGTCGATGTCGTCGACGTCGACCGGTGA
- the lepB gene encoding signal peptidase I has product MSSSEQGTPDPADIGGALPAGAGLGSGWSSASGPRPPRGPAPAVDRGAWDDDGFGPTASEADEDDRATDEPDDSAGPTTRVGRRVRGGRRERPGRGDREEGRGSFLRELPVLVLIAFVLALLIKALLVQAFWIPSESMERTLLINDRVLVNKVVYHFRDVHRGDIVVFNGDGTGFQSHESVIAPPSNGFSRFVRGTQNLLGLGAPSDKDFIKRVIGVGGDTVSCCDSQGRVMVNGKALDEPYVFENDSQPFGPVKVPDGRLWVMGDHRSASSDSRANGTIPTGAVVGRAFVRVWPLSRFGFLTVPGTFHGIPAASPARPLTGAADPGLQGDGALPTGTPASLPLVGALALAVHGGGGRRGLSPGRGPGAGRTPGRGGRWRRARWRRSR; this is encoded by the coding sequence GTGAGCTCGTCCGAGCAGGGCACTCCGGACCCGGCCGACATCGGCGGAGCATTGCCCGCCGGGGCCGGCCTGGGCTCCGGGTGGTCGTCGGCCAGCGGGCCGCGACCCCCGCGCGGGCCCGCGCCAGCCGTGGACCGCGGTGCCTGGGACGACGACGGCTTCGGGCCGACGGCCAGCGAGGCCGACGAGGACGACCGCGCCACCGACGAGCCCGATGACTCCGCCGGTCCTACGACCCGCGTGGGCCGGCGGGTACGTGGCGGTAGGCGGGAGCGGCCCGGGCGCGGCGACCGTGAGGAGGGGCGCGGATCGTTCCTGCGGGAGCTACCCGTCCTCGTGCTCATCGCCTTCGTTCTGGCGCTGCTCATCAAGGCCCTGCTCGTACAGGCCTTCTGGATCCCGTCGGAGTCGATGGAGCGGACGCTGCTCATCAACGACCGGGTGCTGGTGAACAAGGTCGTCTACCACTTCCGGGACGTCCACCGCGGCGACATCGTCGTCTTCAACGGGGACGGGACCGGGTTCCAGAGCCACGAGTCGGTGATCGCCCCGCCCAGCAACGGGTTCAGCCGGTTCGTCCGCGGCACCCAGAACCTGCTCGGCCTGGGCGCGCCCAGCGACAAGGACTTCATCAAGCGGGTCATCGGCGTCGGCGGCGACACGGTGAGCTGCTGCGACAGCCAGGGCCGGGTGATGGTCAACGGCAAGGCGCTCGACGAGCCGTACGTCTTCGAGAACGACAGCCAGCCCTTCGGCCCGGTGAAGGTGCCCGACGGCCGGCTGTGGGTCATGGGCGACCACCGCAGCGCCTCGTCGGACTCGCGCGCGAACGGGACGATCCCGACCGGCGCCGTCGTCGGCCGCGCCTTCGTACGGGTATGGCCGCTCAGCCGGTTCGGCTTTCTGACCGTCCCCGGCACGTTCCACGGCATCCCGGCGGCGAGCCCGGCGCGTCCCCTCACCGGCGCCGCCGATCCCGGCCTCCAGGGCGACGGCGCGCTGCCGACAGGCACGCCCGCCTCGTTGCCCCTCGTCGGCGCCCTCGCCCTCGCCGTGCACGGCGGCGGCGGTCGACGCGGGCTGTCGCCGGGCCGTGGGCCGGGCGCCGGACGGACGCCCGGCAGAGGCGGGCGGTGGCGGCGGGCGCGGTGGCGACGTTCGCGATGA
- a CDS encoding YraN family protein — MTSRPRGERRAKDELGRFGEDLAARHLVESGAEILDRNWRCREGELDIVAREAGTLVFCEVKTRSGTRFGTPAEAVAGRKAARVRLLAVRWLAAHPRLRGPVRFDLLAVSRDLIPGVPEAMRVEHRRGAF; from the coding sequence GTGACATCCAGGCCAAGAGGGGAACGCCGAGCCAAGGACGAGCTCGGTCGGTTCGGTGAGGACCTGGCCGCGCGCCACCTCGTCGAGAGCGGCGCCGAGATCCTCGACCGGAACTGGCGGTGCCGTGAGGGCGAGCTGGACATCGTCGCCCGCGAGGCGGGCACGCTGGTGTTCTGCGAGGTCAAGACCCGCAGCGGGACGCGGTTCGGCACGCCGGCCGAGGCGGTGGCGGGCCGCAAGGCCGCCCGGGTGCGCCTGCTGGCCGTGCGTTGGCTCGCCGCGCACCCACGCCTGCGCGGCCCGGTGCGCTTCGACCTGCTGGCGGTCAGCCGCGACCTGATACCGGGCGTGCCCGAGGCCATGCGCGTCGAGCACCGGCGCGGGGCGTTCTGA
- a CDS encoding YifB family Mg chelatase-like AAA ATPase has translation MALARALAVAVIGVEGHLVEVEAHLSGGLPGLTLIGLPDAALAEARDRIRAAVLNSGQKWPDQRITVGLFPATLPKSGSSFDLAMALAILAAAGVVPRVAPQQRVMLGELALDGRVRPVRGVLPAVLAAVDAGVSRVVVPVRNAAEAALVPASEVEPVPDLRSAIGLLRGEYEPEPATAVGSGLVALAADLPGRIRGSGGHPGLRRSGGNPGQPPGDADLDLADVAGQSRGRLAVEVAAAGGHHLYMQGPPGGGKTMLAERMPGLLPDLDLEAAIEVTAVHSVAGVLPAGTPLISRPPYRGPHHSATPAALIGAGTTVIRPGLACQAHRGILFLDEAPEFARPALDALRQPLESGVIEISRARMTTRFPARFLLVLAANPCPCAKARTRGENACECPSAVRRRYQARLSGPLLDRIDLQIELGAPSRAELRADAGSAESTAVVAERVTSARAAMATRLRATPWRTNAEVPGAMLRRDWPLPPSVTFAADRAYETGSLTARGLDRVLRVAWTLADLRGLDRPGATELGLALSLRIPGRDA, from the coding sequence ATGGCCTTGGCGCGCGCCCTCGCCGTCGCCGTCATCGGGGTCGAGGGCCACCTGGTGGAGGTGGAGGCGCACCTGTCCGGTGGGCTGCCCGGCCTCACCCTGATCGGGCTGCCCGACGCGGCGCTCGCCGAGGCCCGCGACCGCATCCGCGCCGCGGTCCTCAACTCCGGGCAGAAATGGCCCGACCAGCGGATCACCGTCGGGCTGTTCCCAGCGACCCTGCCCAAGTCGGGCAGCTCCTTCGATCTGGCCATGGCGCTCGCGATCCTCGCCGCCGCGGGCGTGGTCCCACGGGTCGCCCCCCAACAGCGCGTGATGCTCGGCGAGCTCGCGCTGGACGGCCGGGTCCGCCCGGTGCGCGGCGTGCTGCCGGCCGTGCTGGCGGCCGTGGACGCGGGTGTGAGCCGGGTGGTGGTTCCGGTGCGCAACGCCGCCGAGGCGGCGCTCGTCCCCGCCTCCGAGGTAGAGCCGGTCCCGGACCTGCGCAGCGCGATCGGCCTGTTGCGCGGCGAGTACGAGCCGGAGCCGGCCACGGCGGTGGGGAGCGGGCTCGTGGCTCTGGCGGCGGACCTGCCCGGTCGGATCCGCGGATCCGGCGGCCATCCCGGGCTTCGCCGATCCGGCGGGAACCCCGGCCAGCCGCCGGGCGACGCGGATCTCGATCTCGCCGACGTCGCCGGGCAAAGCCGCGGCCGGCTCGCCGTCGAGGTCGCCGCCGCCGGCGGCCATCACCTGTACATGCAGGGGCCGCCCGGCGGGGGAAAGACGATGCTGGCCGAGCGGATGCCGGGCCTGCTGCCTGATCTGGACCTCGAGGCGGCCATCGAGGTGACGGCCGTGCACTCGGTGGCCGGCGTGCTGCCCGCAGGCACACCGCTGATCAGCCGTCCGCCGTACCGCGGCCCGCATCACAGCGCGACGCCGGCCGCGCTGATCGGTGCCGGCACCACCGTGATCCGCCCCGGACTCGCGTGCCAGGCACACCGGGGGATCTTGTTCTTGGATGAGGCTCCCGAGTTCGCGCGGCCGGCGCTCGACGCGCTGCGCCAGCCGCTGGAGAGCGGCGTGATCGAGATCTCCAGAGCCCGGATGACCACCCGTTTCCCCGCTCGGTTCCTCTTGGTGCTGGCGGCGAACCCATGCCCGTGCGCCAAGGCCCGCACCAGGGGCGAGAACGCCTGCGAGTGCCCCAGCGCGGTCCGGCGCCGTTACCAGGCCCGGCTGTCCGGCCCGCTGCTCGACCGCATCGACCTGCAGATCGAGCTCGGCGCGCCCAGCCGCGCCGAGCTGCGGGCGGACGCGGGCTCCGCCGAGTCCACCGCGGTCGTCGCCGAGCGGGTCACGAGCGCGCGGGCGGCCATGGCCACCCGGTTGCGGGCCACCCCGTGGCGGACGAACGCGGAGGTGCCCGGTGCCATGTTGCGGCGGGACTGGCCGCTGCCGCCGTCGGTCACCTTCGCCGCCGACCGGGCCTACGAGACCGGGTCGCTCACCGCCCGCGGTCTCGACCGGGTGCTGCGGGTCGCCTGGACGCTGGCCGACCTGCGCGGCCTGGACCGGCCGGGCGCAACCGAGCTCGGCCTCGCATTGAGCCTGCGGATCCCCGGGCGGGACGCGTGA
- the rpsP gene encoding 30S ribosomal protein S16 — MATKIKLQRTGKMREPHYRIVVADARTKRDGRVIEAIGQYHPKDDPSTIIVDGERAAHWLSVGAQPTDPVLVLLKVTGDWQKFKGLPAPEPMKVAAPKANRREVFQAAAREAAGLEEKPATTPKKKSKSAAEGDETPAAGQ; from the coding sequence GTGGCAACCAAGATCAAGCTGCAGCGCACCGGCAAGATGCGTGAGCCGCACTACCGCATCGTCGTCGCCGACGCCCGTACCAAGCGGGACGGCCGGGTCATCGAGGCCATCGGCCAGTACCACCCGAAGGACGACCCCAGCACGATCATCGTGGATGGCGAGCGGGCCGCCCACTGGCTCTCGGTCGGCGCGCAGCCGACCGACCCGGTGCTCGTCCTGCTCAAGGTCACTGGTGACTGGCAGAAGTTCAAGGGCCTGCCCGCGCCCGAGCCGATGAAGGTCGCGGCTCCCAAGGCCAACCGGCGCGAGGTCTTCCAGGCCGCGGCGCGCGAGGCCGCTGGTCTCGAGGAGAAGCCGGCCACCACGCCGAAGAAGAAGAGCAAGTCCGCCGCCGAAGGCGACGAGACGCCGGCCGCGGGGCAGTAG
- a CDS encoding ribonuclease HII: MKPPGAVIRRDSGLFGYERALARRGLGPVAGVDEAGRGACAGPMVVAAVVLDPRRTGRLGALADSKLLTERVRERVYDDVMAVAAAWSVVVIPAADIDRHGLHVMNIAGMRRAVARLAVRPGYVLVDGFPVPGIEAPSLAVRKGDQVAGCVAAASVIAKVTRDRIMCQLHERYGEYDFAQHKGYVTAAHAAALARHGPCEEHRLSYVNVQSLVAQGGDFRSVRLEETVAVAGRQGTEPA, encoded by the coding sequence ATGAAGCCCCCGGGTGCGGTCATCCGGCGTGACAGCGGTCTGTTCGGCTACGAGCGAGCGCTCGCGCGGCGCGGTCTCGGCCCGGTGGCCGGCGTCGACGAGGCCGGCCGTGGCGCCTGCGCCGGCCCCATGGTGGTGGCCGCCGTCGTCCTCGATCCGCGCAGGACTGGGCGCCTCGGCGCCCTCGCGGACTCGAAACTGCTGACCGAGCGGGTCAGGGAGCGTGTCTACGACGACGTGATGGCCGTGGCGGCGGCGTGGTCCGTGGTCGTGATCCCGGCAGCCGACATCGACCGGCACGGGCTGCACGTCATGAACATCGCCGGGATGCGCCGCGCCGTGGCGCGCCTCGCCGTGCGGCCGGGATATGTGCTCGTCGACGGGTTCCCGGTGCCGGGAATCGAGGCACCGTCGCTCGCCGTCCGCAAGGGTGACCAGGTCGCGGGCTGTGTCGCGGCCGCTTCCGTCATCGCCAAGGTCACCAGGGACCGGATCATGTGCCAGCTGCACGAGCGCTATGGCGAGTACGATTTCGCGCAGCACAAGGGATACGTCACCGCCGCGCATGCCGCGGCACTGGCGAGACACGGGCCGTGCGAGGAGCACCGCCTCTCGTATGTCAATGTCCAGTCCCTGGTCGCGCAGGGTGGGGACTTTCGATCGGTGCGGCTGGAGGAGACCGTGGCAGTGGCCGGCCGGCAGGGCACGGAGCCCGCATGA
- the rimM gene encoding ribosome maturation factor RimM (Essential for efficient processing of 16S rRNA), whose product MGEAIVVGRIGKAHGVRGDVTIDVRTDVPERRFTVGARFERPSDGSDLVIATSRWHSGRLLIRFEGVADRTAAEGLRGIVLTIDADLAGDAADPDEPDDDGELWWDRDLVGLRAVAPDGSLLGEVTDIVHTAAGELLAIGKPGGGEHLVPFVHDIVPTVDPAGGRLVVDAPPGLLDLD is encoded by the coding sequence ATGGGTGAGGCAATCGTCGTGGGCCGGATCGGGAAGGCGCACGGCGTTCGCGGTGACGTGACCATCGACGTTCGGACCGACGTGCCCGAGCGGCGGTTCACCGTCGGCGCCCGGTTCGAGCGACCCAGCGACGGGTCGGACCTGGTGATCGCCACGTCCCGGTGGCACTCCGGACGGCTGCTCATTCGCTTCGAGGGCGTGGCCGACCGGACCGCGGCCGAGGGGCTGCGCGGGATCGTGCTCACGATCGACGCGGATCTGGCCGGTGACGCGGCGGATCCCGACGAGCCGGACGATGACGGCGAGCTCTGGTGGGACCGCGACCTGGTCGGCCTGCGTGCCGTCGCCCCGGACGGGAGCCTGCTCGGTGAGGTGACCGACATCGTGCACACGGCGGCCGGCGAGCTGCTGGCGATCGGCAAGCCGGGCGGTGGCGAGCATCTGGTTCCCTTCGTCCACGACATCGTTCCCACCGTCGACCCGGCCGGGGGCCGGCTCGTCGTGGACGCCCCGCCGGGCCTGCTCGACCTCGACTGA
- the dprA gene encoding DNA-processing protein DprA, protein MNAPTGPPGDEESPDRLARAALSHLVGYGNARLAGLLRTVGPTEAWARIRAEHPDIEPRRDLDRLHELGGWLICPGDPGWPAGLDGLDRVVGRGEREYGMPLALWVLGAAGAPRASLTDVDRRGVAVVGSRAATAYGQHVASELSYTLAEREWTVVSGAAFGIDAAAHRGALAGGGTTVAVLACGVDVPYPAAHARLLDDIRGSGLLVSEVPPGSPPLRRRFLIRNRLIAALTRGTVLVEAGLRSGALSTARHARRLGRGLMVVPGPVTSAMSAGCHRLLRDHREECALVADARDIEEEIGPVGLDGGPASASTSPRDDLPAVVRALLEALPSRGVAGVAVLARRIGREPRDVLAMLGPLQVEGLVESGPDGYRLTALGRGPAQPRPDPLRLAVGPPTAPDPTGSTPTGSTLAGSTLAGKSHVGTPHAAVEDDALFPTREVHP, encoded by the coding sequence GTGAACGCGCCGACCGGCCCGCCCGGCGACGAGGAATCGCCGGACCGGCTCGCGCGGGCGGCGCTGTCGCACCTCGTCGGGTACGGCAACGCGAGACTCGCGGGCCTGTTGCGCACGGTCGGCCCCACCGAGGCGTGGGCCCGGATCCGCGCCGAGCATCCGGACATCGAGCCGCGCCGTGACCTGGACCGGCTGCATGAGCTCGGCGGGTGGCTGATCTGCCCCGGCGATCCAGGTTGGCCAGCAGGTCTGGACGGCCTGGACCGGGTGGTGGGGCGTGGCGAGCGGGAGTACGGCATGCCGCTGGCCCTCTGGGTCCTCGGCGCTGCCGGCGCGCCGCGCGCGAGCCTCACGGACGTCGACCGGCGCGGTGTCGCGGTCGTCGGCAGCCGGGCGGCCACCGCCTATGGGCAGCACGTCGCGAGCGAGCTGTCGTACACGCTGGCCGAGCGGGAATGGACGGTCGTCTCGGGTGCGGCGTTCGGGATCGACGCCGCCGCGCACCGCGGCGCCCTGGCCGGCGGCGGGACGACGGTGGCCGTGCTCGCCTGCGGTGTCGACGTCCCCTACCCGGCCGCGCACGCGCGGCTACTCGACGACATCCGCGGCAGCGGCCTGCTGGTCAGCGAGGTGCCGCCAGGCAGCCCGCCGCTGCGTCGGCGCTTCCTCATCCGGAACCGGCTCATCGCCGCGCTCACCAGAGGCACGGTGCTGGTGGAAGCGGGACTGCGCAGCGGCGCGCTCAGCACGGCGCGGCATGCCCGCCGGCTGGGCCGCGGGCTCATGGTCGTGCCCGGCCCGGTGACCAGCGCGATGTCGGCCGGCTGCCATCGGCTGCTGCGTGACCACCGCGAGGAATGCGCGCTGGTCGCAGATGCGCGCGACATCGAGGAGGAGATCGGGCCGGTAGGTCTCGACGGCGGTCCCGCGAGTGCCTCCACCAGCCCGCGCGACGACCTGCCCGCCGTGGTGCGCGCTCTGCTGGAGGCCCTGCCGTCGCGCGGTGTCGCCGGCGTCGCGGTGCTGGCGCGGCGGATCGGCAGGGAGCCCCGCGACGTGCTCGCCATGCTCGGCCCGCTCCAGGTGGAAGGCCTCGTCGAGTCCGGGCCGGACGGCTACCGGCTGACCGCGCTCGGCCGTGGTCCGGCCCAGCCCCGGCCGGACCCGCTCCGGCTCGCTGTGGGCCCCCCGACGGCGCCAGACCCGACTGGCTCGACCCCGACTGGCTCGACCTTGGCCGGCTCGACCTTGGCCGGAAAGTCGCACGTCGGCACCCCCCATGCCGCCGTGGAGGATGACGCCTTGTTCCCGACGCGGGAGGTTCACCCATGA
- the rplS gene encoding 50S ribosomal protein L19: protein MQTLDSLDAESLRTDVPEFWPGDTLKVHVRVVEGSRQRIQVFQGVVVRRQGDGLRETFTVRKVSFGVGVERTFPVHSPIVSKIEIVTRGDVRRAKLYYLRELRGKAAKIKEKR from the coding sequence ATGCAAACCCTGGACAGCCTCGACGCCGAGTCGCTGAGGACCGACGTGCCCGAGTTCTGGCCGGGCGACACCCTCAAGGTCCACGTGCGCGTGGTCGAGGGAAGCCGCCAGCGCATCCAGGTCTTCCAGGGCGTCGTGGTCCGCCGGCAGGGCGACGGCCTGCGGGAGACCTTCACCGTCCGCAAGGTCAGCTTCGGCGTCGGCGTGGAGCGCACCTTCCCGGTGCACAGCCCGATCGTCTCGAAGATCGAGATCGTGACCCGCGGTGACGTTCGCCGGGCCAAGCTCTACTACCTGCGTGAACTGCGCGGCAAGGCCGCCAAGATCAAGGAAAAGCGGTAG
- a CDS encoding tyrosine-type recombinase/integrase, producing MAAFADHLVAELNRSPRTVRAYRADLASLRAHAIRMGRPELTALDLAMLRGWLADLRADGAAPATLARRSSVARAFSAFATRRGHLPEDVAARLASVRAPRRIPRVLTVEQARTLLEGPPPGTPGRPAIREAGDPGDPLAGALRLRDDLVLELLYATGVRVSELCGLDLDDVDHERRLLRVTGKGDRQRAVPYGLPAARALAAWLRGGRSELVRHSQRPSRRPSQHGAADAGTADPAEARGPSGPPETRETEARRTPGATATAAHALLLGARGGRLDPRAVRRILAARLASTGGPDGVSPHGLRHSAATHLLDGGADLRSVQELLGHASLATTQIYTHVTPERLRAAFQQAHPRA from the coding sequence GTGGCCGCCTTCGCGGACCACCTGGTCGCGGAGCTGAACCGCTCGCCGCGAACTGTGCGCGCCTATCGGGCTGATCTCGCCAGCCTGCGGGCCCACGCGATCAGGATGGGGCGACCGGAGCTCACGGCCCTCGACCTGGCGATGCTGCGTGGCTGGCTCGCGGACCTGCGCGCGGACGGCGCCGCGCCGGCGACGCTCGCGCGCAGATCGTCGGTCGCCCGGGCGTTCAGCGCCTTCGCCACGCGGCGTGGTCACCTGCCGGAGGACGTCGCGGCCCGGCTGGCGAGCGTGCGCGCGCCGAGGCGGATCCCGCGGGTGCTCACCGTGGAGCAGGCGCGCACCCTGCTCGAGGGCCCGCCGCCAGGTACCCCCGGGAGGCCGGCGATTCGGGAAGCCGGCGATCCGGGAGATCCGCTGGCCGGTGCGCTGCGGTTGCGCGACGACCTGGTGCTCGAACTGCTCTACGCCACGGGCGTGCGCGTGTCCGAGCTGTGCGGGCTCGATCTCGACGACGTCGACCATGAACGGCGCCTGCTGCGGGTCACCGGCAAGGGCGACCGGCAGCGCGCCGTTCCCTATGGCCTACCGGCGGCCCGCGCACTTGCCGCCTGGCTGCGCGGCGGGCGGTCCGAGCTCGTGCGGCACTCCCAACGGCCCTCCCGGCGGCCCTCGCAGCACGGTGCCGCGGATGCGGGAACCGCCGACCCGGCGGAGGCCCGCGGACCTTCCGGCCCCCCCGAGACCCGGGAAACCGAAGCCCGAAGGACCCCGGGAGCCACGGCGACGGCGGCCCACGCGCTGCTACTCGGCGCCCGCGGTGGGCGGCTGGACCCCCGGGCCGTGCGGCGGATCCTGGCCGCTCGGCTCGCCTCCACAGGTGGCCCCGATGGCGTCAGCCCCCACGGGCTGCGCCACTCGGCGGCCACCCACCTGCTCGACGGCGGCGCCGACCTGCGCTCGGTGCAGGAGCTACTTGGCCACGCGAGCCTCGCGACCACGCAGATCTACACCCACGTCACCCCGGAGCGCCTGCGAGCCGCCTTCCAACAGGCCCATCCGCGCGCCTAA
- the trmD gene encoding tRNA (guanosine(37)-N1)-methyltransferase TrmD, producing MRVDVLTIFPAYLEPLRLSLLGKARDRGMVEIHAHDLRDWATDRHRTVDDTPYGGGPGMVMRPEPWDAALRSVTGAGTDAGAGGPAPRPRVIVPTPAGRPFTQAYAADLAVEPWLVFCCGRYEGIDARVVDVWADDEVSIGDYVLSGGEVATLVMLEAITRLLPGAVGNAESVADDSFAHGLLEGPVYTRPPEWAGHRVPDVLLSGDHGAIARWRRDQALSRTVRRRPDLLTSLELGDRDRLVVAQALEAEPDPPIDTTARDASSPAG from the coding sequence ATGCGGGTGGACGTTCTGACGATCTTCCCGGCCTATCTCGAGCCGCTACGTCTGTCGTTGCTCGGCAAGGCCCGCGACCGCGGCATGGTGGAGATCCACGCTCACGACCTGCGGGACTGGGCCACCGACCGGCACCGGACCGTCGACGACACGCCGTACGGCGGCGGCCCGGGCATGGTCATGCGCCCCGAGCCGTGGGACGCGGCGCTGCGCTCGGTCACCGGCGCCGGCACCGACGCTGGTGCTGGCGGCCCCGCGCCACGGCCGCGTGTGATCGTCCCCACCCCGGCTGGGCGGCCCTTCACCCAGGCCTACGCGGCCGACCTGGCCGTCGAGCCCTGGCTGGTCTTCTGCTGCGGCCGGTATGAGGGCATCGACGCCCGAGTCGTCGATGTCTGGGCCGACGACGAGGTCTCCATCGGTGACTATGTGCTCTCCGGCGGAGAGGTCGCGACGCTCGTCATGCTCGAGGCGATCACCAGGCTGCTGCCCGGCGCCGTCGGCAATGCCGAGTCGGTCGCGGATGATTCGTTCGCGCATGGGCTGCTCGAAGGGCCGGTGTACACCCGTCCACCCGAGTGGGCGGGGCATCGGGTCCCTGATGTGCTGCTATCCGGGGATCACGGCGCGATCGCTCGGTGGCGGCGCGACCAGGCGCTGAGCCGGACCGTGCGGCGTCGTCCGGACCTGCTCACGTCGCTCGAGCTCGGCGACCGTGACCGGCTGGTCGTCGCCCAGGCCCTGGAAGCGGAGCCGGATCCGCCGATCGACACCACCGCGCGCGATGCGTCCTCGCCGGCGGGGTGA
- a CDS encoding DUF2469 domain-containing protein yields MSAEDLEKYETEMELQLYREYRDVVGLFSYVIETERRFYLANEYKIDVRNTSDGEVFFELTLRDAWVWDMFRPARFVKNVRVVTFKDVNVEELTKAEL; encoded by the coding sequence ATGAGCGCCGAGGACCTAGAGAAGTACGAGACCGAGATGGAGCTGCAGCTCTATCGGGAGTACCGGGACGTGGTCGGGCTCTTCTCGTACGTGATCGAGACCGAGCGCCGCTTCTACCTCGCCAACGAGTACAAGATCGACGTTCGGAACACCTCGGACGGCGAGGTCTTCTTCGAGCTGACGCTGCGGGATGCCTGGGTGTGGGACATGTTCCGCCCCGCGCGCTTCGTGAAGAACGTCCGGGTCGTCACGTTCAAGGACGTCAACGTCGAGGAGCTGACGAAGGCGGAGCTGTAG